Below is a genomic region from Burkholderia pseudomultivorans.
GGCGAGGCGCTGGCGCTGACGGGCGAAAACGGCGCCGGCAAGAGCACGCTGTCGAAGATCGTCGGCGGACTCGTCGAGCCGACCGCCGGCACGATGCGGCTGGGCGGCCAGGCCTACGCGCCCGCGAGCCGCACGCAGGCCGAGGCGCTCGGCGTGCGCATGGTGATGCAGGAGCTGAACCTGCTGCCGACGCTGACGGTCGCCGAGAACCTGTTCCTGAACCATCTGCCGCGCCGCTTCGGCATCATCGACCGCGCGCGCCTGCGCGACGACGCGCGCGCCGCGATGGCGCAGGTCGGGCTCGACGCGGTCGATCCCGACACGCCGGTCGGCGCGCTCGGCATCGGCCATCAGCAGATGGTCGAGATCGCGCGCAACCTGATCGGCGACTGTCGCGTGCTGATCCTCGACGAGCCGACCGCGATGCTGACCGCGCGCGAGGTCGAGCTGCTGTTCGAGCAGATCGACCGGCTGAAGGCGCGCGGCGTCGCGATCGTCTATATCTCGCACCGGCTCGAGGAACTGGCGCGTGTCGCCGAGCGCGTCGCGGTGCTGCGCGACGGCCGGCTGGTGCATGTCGGCGAGATGGGGGCGATCACGTCGGACGGGCTCGTCACGCTGATGGTCGGGCGCGAGATCGGCGAGCAGATCGACCTCGGCGCGCGCAAGATCGGCGCGCCGCGGCTCGTCGTGTCCGGCATCACGCGCGCGCCCGCGGTGCGGGACGTGTCGCTCGAGGTGCGCGCGGGCGAGATCTTCGGCATCTCGGGCCTGATCGGCGCGGGCCGCACCGAGCTGCTGCGGCTGATCTACGGCGCCGACACGCCGGACGCCGGCATGATCGCGGTCGGCCAGCCGCCGAAGCCGGCCGCGATCCGCTCGCCGGTCGACGCGGTGAAGCACGGCATCGCGCTGATTACCGAGGACCGCAAGGGCGAAGGGCTGCTGCTCACGCAATCGGTCACCGCGAACGTGTCGCTCGGCCAGCTCGACCGGCTCGCGCGCGGCGGCGTCGTCGATACGGCGCGCGAGACCGCGCTTGCCGAGCAGCAGATCGACGCGCTGCGGATCCGCACGCACGGCGCGGCGCAGCCGGTCGGCGAACTGTCGGGCGGCAACCAGCAGAAGGTCGTGATCGGCCGCTGGCTCGCGCGCGACATGGGCGTGCTGCTGTTCGACGAGCCGACGCGCGGCATCGACGTCGGCGCCAAATTCGAGATCTACACGCTGATGGGCGCGCTCGCGCGCGAGGGCCGCGCGCTCGTCGTCGTGTCGAGCGACTTGCGCGAGCTGATGCTGATCTGCGACCGGATCGGCGTGATGTCGGCCGGGCGCATGACCGCCGTGTTCGAACGCGGCAACTGGACCCAGGATGC
It encodes:
- a CDS encoding sugar ABC transporter ATP-binding protein is translated as MEPTFPPSSRSAEPVLSVSGIGKTYAEPVLADVTLTLAPGEALALTGENGAGKSTLSKIVGGLVEPTAGTMRLGGQAYAPASRTQAEALGVRMVMQELNLLPTLTVAENLFLNHLPRRFGIIDRARLRDDARAAMAQVGLDAVDPDTPVGALGIGHQQMVEIARNLIGDCRVLILDEPTAMLTAREVELLFEQIDRLKARGVAIVYISHRLEELARVAERVAVLRDGRLVHVGEMGAITSDGLVTLMVGREIGEQIDLGARKIGAPRLVVSGITRAPAVRDVSLEVRAGEIFGISGLIGAGRTELLRLIYGADTPDAGMIAVGQPPKPAAIRSPVDAVKHGIALITEDRKGEGLLLTQSVTANVSLGQLDRLARGGVVDTARETALAEQQIDALRIRTHGAAQPVGELSGGNQQKVVIGRWLARDMGVLLFDEPTRGIDVGAKFEIYTLMGALAREGRALVVVSSDLRELMLICDRIGVMSAGRMTAVFERGNWTQDALLAAAFAGFGRDALPQGEPPHPATGAAAPGTSTTGRPQ